In Aequorivita sp. H23M31, a single window of DNA contains:
- a CDS encoding 6-phosphogluconate dehydrogenase, with amino-acid sequence MKKFIIIFFGAVLVITAVFFAFVYYVPYSEGTRAGELIQFSHRGVLIKTWEGEISQGISGAQIFSFSVLDEDKDVIDKLKEYQGSYVKVTYVQRYTSFAIWGETKFFVTSVEKENSSHFNRDY; translated from the coding sequence ATTCATAATTATTTTTTTCGGGGCGGTATTGGTAATCACCGCGGTTTTTTTCGCCTTTGTCTATTATGTGCCCTATAGTGAAGGTACGCGGGCCGGAGAACTTATACAATTTAGTCACAGAGGTGTTCTAATAAAAACTTGGGAAGGTGAAATAAGTCAAGGAATTAGCGGTGCTCAGATATTTTCTTTCTCCGTACTTGATGAGGATAAAGATGTTATTGATAAATTAAAGGAATACCAAGGTAGTTATGTGAAAGTAACATATGTTCAAAGGTATACTTCCTTCGCCATTTGGGGCGAAACTAAGTTTTTTGTCACCTCGGTTGAAAAGGAAAATTCCTCACATTTCAATAGAGATTATTGA
- a CDS encoding T9SS type A sorting domain-containing protein has protein sequence MRKITLIIFFLIANILNSQNVYEIFWEQGINSNMASPVIEIGDTVKWIWSDASQKSVTSLPSGKESFDSGMIGGLNKSFSYTFSKTGVTEYENESNPNMSGKVTVMNKLSTEDKFIKNLSFYPNPVRNYLTISSLFKINGYQIYNVLGSMVAEGSSSGRKTTIDMTQLNSGLYFVKVVSGNMQSTLKIAKN, from the coding sequence ATGAGAAAAATTACCCTTATAATTTTCTTTCTTATCGCCAATATTCTTAATTCCCAGAATGTTTATGAAATATTTTGGGAGCAAGGAATAAATTCCAATATGGCAAGTCCCGTGATAGAGATAGGAGATACGGTTAAATGGATATGGTCTGACGCTTCGCAAAAGAGCGTAACAAGTCTTCCCAGTGGAAAAGAAAGTTTCGATAGTGGGATGATAGGAGGACTGAATAAATCTTTTTCCTATACTTTCTCTAAAACCGGAGTTACGGAATACGAGAACGAATCAAATCCAAATATGTCGGGGAAAGTTACTGTTATGAACAAGCTTTCCACAGAAGATAAATTTATTAAAAACTTGAGTTTTTATCCCAATCCAGTTAGAAACTATCTTACTATTTCTTCTCTTTTCAAAATTAATGGGTATCAAATCTACAATGTTCTGGGCTCTATGGTTGCGGAGGGAAGCAGTTCAGGAAGAAAAACTACCATTGATATGACCCAGCTTAATAGCGGTCTATATTTCGTAAAAGTAGTTTCGGGAAATATGCAATCTACTTTGAAAATTGCTAAAAACTAG